Proteins encoded in a region of the Anopheles aquasalis chromosome 2, idAnoAquaMG_Q_19, whole genome shotgun sequence genome:
- the LOC126572245 gene encoding uncharacterized protein LOC126572245 — protein MAANSGAKFFRDFFRDSQCRMAFLLKSVENSPKGTKLIKIRERPKTAPVMRFQPTDNLLAVTPMSHHLPVRPVTKLGERPASNSGSTPPGVGSTNRRQQTEMHRDRPPTRNEPHRKQRPTNSGGTTRVNATTEKREAPRPRKPGCKVCLPDDPTGFLLNEIDQVRERILERMPSEGVSCRQAVALAHDIRNRVDAIVVPPKKGERESRIKFIGGRFEQVRSTKLGSNSSLECEYHPSSGRQAMVLEKKMLPSPLGRCLHKSDLTML, from the exons ATGGCCGCAAATTCAGGTGCTAAATTTTTCCGTGACTTTTTCCGGGACAGCCAGTGTCGAATG GCTTTCCTGTTGAAATCGGTTGAAAATTCCCCAAAAGGAACAAAGTTAATCAAAATTCGAGAACGTCCAAAGACGGCGCCAGTAATGCGGTTCCAACCTACGGATAATCTGTTGGCTGTTACACCGATGTCTCACCATCTTCCGGTACGACCCGTTACAAAGTTGGGCGAACGGCCAGCCTCCAATTCAGGCTCTACACCACCGGGTGTCGGTTCGACGAACCGCAGGCAGCAAACCGAGATGCATCGGGATCGGCCACCGACTCGCAATGAGCCACACAGGAAGCAACGACCTACGAACAGCGGTGGGACCACCCGAGTGAATGCGACGACCGAGAAGCGTGAGGCACCGCGCCCTCGGAAACCGGGTTGCAAAGTGTGCCTACCGGATGATCCGACGGGTTTTCTGTTGAACGAAATCGATCAGGTACGCGAGCGGATACTCGAGAGAATGCCATCGGAAGGGGTCAGCTGCCGGCAGGCGGTCGCCCTGGCTCACGACATTCGTAACCGGGTCGATGCGATCGTGGTGCCACCGAAGAAGGGCGAACGGGAGTCCCGAATTAAGTTCATCGGTGGCCGATTCGAACAGGTCAGATCCACAAAACTGGGATCGAACTCTTCCCTAGAATGTGAataccatccatccagcggAAGACAGGCAAtggtgctggagaagaagatgctACCATCGCCATTAGGCCGCTGCTTGCATAAGTCCGATTTGACGATGCTTTAA
- the LOC126572244 gene encoding cathepsin B-like: protein MGPSVACLAILALAGTCLATGTADSNIAFKLFVNNSAVPASQYRDSSPYRSRYYAANASTGEYFRTGHGDIVNSQAAFVDAINNRTRGAWKAGVNPLRHDQYRTGALLFEEAARAKLPQGIVLKLQEEPFPESFDARQKWSFCPSVGTIRNQGCCASSYAVAAVSTMTDRWCIHSEGKSEFSFGAFDVISCCHRCGFGCDGGVPSAVWQYWVESGVTSGGAYQSHQGCQSYPFGVCKQQEIFAPHVDLVCLRQCQPGYNTSYLEDKHYGRVAYTVPRDEERIQYELFNFGPVQASFTVYTDFIQYKSGVYRHTFGVRVGDHSVKIVGWGVENGTKFWLCANSWGAEWGDSGYFKIIRGEDHLGVEANVVAGLPLFR from the coding sequence atgggACCGTCGGTAGCTTGTCTTGCGATCCTGGCCCTGGCAGGCACCTGCCTTGCAACGGGCACCGCCGACAGTAACATCGCCTTCAAGCTGTTCGTTAACAACAGCGCGGTACCGGCCAGCCAATACCGTGATTCGTCCCCTTACCGATCCCGCTACTACGCGGCAAACGCATCGACCGGAGAGTACTTCCGTACCGGGCATGGTGATATCGTGAACTCGCAGGCCGCCTTCGTGGACGCCATCAACAATCGTACGCGCGGTGCTTGGAAGGCGGGCGTCAATCCGCTTCGTCACGATCAATACCGTACTGGGGCGCTGCTGTTCGAGGAGGCTGCCCGTGCCAAGCTGCCGCAAGGCATTGTGCTGAAGCTGCAGGAAGAACCGTTCCCGGAGTCGTTCGATGCGCGCCAAAAGTGGTCGTTCTGCCCGAGCGTCGGTACGATCCGCAACCAGGGATGCTGTGCCTCGTCGTACGCCGTGGCTGCCGTGTCCACCATGACCGATCGTTGGTGTATCCACTCGGAGGGCAAGTCGGAGTTCAGCTTCGGTGCGTTCGACGTCATTTCCTGCTGCCATCGGTGTGGGTTCGGTTGTGACGGTGGTGTCCCGAGTGCCGTCTGGCAGTACTGGGTCGAGAGTGGAGTTACGAGTGGCGGTGCGTACCAATCGCACCAAGGATGCCAATCGTACCCATTCGGAGTGTGCAAGCAGCAGGAGATCTTTGCGCCGCATGTCGACCTGGTGTGTCTGCGCCAGTGTCAACCCGGATACAACACCAGCTATCTGGAGGACAAGCACTATGGACGCGTCGCGTACACGGTGCCGCGTGACGAGGAGCGCATCCAGTACGAGCTGTTCAACTTTGGACCGGTGCAGGCCAGCTTCACCGTGTACACTGACTTCATCCAGTACAAGAGCGGCGTCTACCGGCACACGTTCGGTGTGCGCGTTGGCGATCACTCCGTCAAGATCGTCGGCTGGGGTGTGGAGAATGGTACCAAGTTCTGGCTCTGTGCTAACTCGTGGGGTGCCGAGTGGGGCGATAGTGGATACTTCAAGATCATCCGTGGTGAGGATCATCTCGGTGTGGAAGCGAACGTCGTTGCTGGTCTGCCGTTGTTCCGTTGA
- the LOC126572238 gene encoding uncharacterized protein LOC126572238 isoform X2: MESTETEGGSPPSTTVVLPSTSPPSSTSSQLTTTPGMMVTTGHGGSAATTTTTTTTTTGGSKKAVPQSHGSLSGTPVSLRPRGHYRSSSLENNPFHPVGGKPMIGLSIAQATSFTGTLKSRREQKRISDFLSKSQISTTGTTTTTTMGSGASSLTLSSGAGVPGAQSESSLRKAHFENIREIFEKNNSKTAAAQQQTRSKHHASGTGSVALLATPSISSGELASSNGGGGGGSALGLPVDDKPPKIQSCSGILGKGKQVIRPIAFKPVPYKCNTPNYGTSAGSMAGGRLTELSDRYGSTPSLGPTMSMQYKFGSTTDLPHLHHHSLQYHHQQQQQQQGQQQQGHHQGGMMVGSGGSNGSTPIVGSVGPASLTSGGSMMSNSYHPHYHHHHHHHPHQYGTLTRKGSSIPFKTYDSLESILKLPDSMVGSYPNPSHGLFHHQQDVLDMAPSPSDSGISELEAALRDRDSELAYLRQTMEHNEQDKEKHWEQELNRLKAIHESRLRAGAQKVHKLEQLLMMQTFQLRQDKKRLQEDNARLQTDSAMVKDQCEHARSELSQTKASAKELKEQNGDLLDEIQMLRRVISDLKERLEESEWNLCQKNGEIALMKTQLKEAQTEMAAKDQDIVQLKADLKLQNYDDISLKKCEIKQELDIDLEISQLNRIIIFKDQIIVLMNNEIQKLRKELSDISILRGYEGAPTGRYARYKKKLELVAQKFEEASAGNDTNGNDTNNNNSTSTNSNNAKPTEPSATVTGEPASNEDDERLIRHYFNSNLEMNKQLFLSAPICNYSDEDKSHIIDAYGVGKQVEMADITLNLSSLLPSPGNGGTTVATVPPATETSEPPTKNTNTVAPVTTSTATTIDTYHHQSSSSDDDYKSMTPTQDEEDPALSEPRTEPTANGKVVVVNGSTGDHPAKENTVRSIPETVEAVERLNRELQSCRASFEQERMKWADEKEKVLVYQRQLQKNYVEMCKRTQLLEQKLKNLQPGGGELASSETRR, translated from the exons aTGGAATCGACGGAAACCGAAGGAGggtcaccaccatccaccaccgtgGTCCTGCCGagcacatcaccaccatcatcaacatcatctcagctgacgacgacgccggggATGATGGTGACAACGGGCCATGGTGGttcggcggcgacgacgacgacgacgacgacgacgacgacggggggCAGCAAAAAGGCGGTGCCCCAATCGCACGGCTCGCTCTCCGGTACACCGGTATCGCTCCGGCCCCGGGGCCACTACCGTTCGTCCTCGCTCGAGAACAACCCGTTCCATCCGGTCGGCGGTAAGCCGATGATCGGGCTCAGTATCGCACAGGCCACCAGCTTCACCGGGACGCTGAAATCGCGCCGCGAACAGAAGCGCATCTCGGACTTTCTCAGCAAGTCGCAGATCTCGACGAcgggaacgacgacgacgacgacgatggggagTGGAGCCAGCTCGCTAACGCTGTCCAGTGGCGCCGGTGTACCGGGTGCCCAAAGCGAGAGCAGCCTCCGAAAGGCACACTTTGAGAACATCCGGGAGATCTTCGAAAAGAACAATAGCAAAACGGCCGCCGCTCAGCAGCAGACGAGGTCGAAGCATCACGCATCAGGTACGGGATCGGTGGCCCTGCTGGCCACACCGAGCATATCGAGTGGTGAGTTGGCCAGTAgcaacggaggaggaggaggaggcagtgCTTTGGGGCTTCCGGTCGATGACAAACCACCAAAAATACAGTCCTGCAGTGGTATCCTAGGAAAG GGCAAACAAGTGATCCGTCCGATTGCCTTCAAACCAGTTCCTTACAAATGTAACACACCAAATTATGGCACGAGCGCCGGCAGcatggccggtggccggttgacCGAGCTAAGCGATCGATACGGTTCGACACCGTCGCTCGGGCCCACCATGAGCATGCAGTACAAATTCGGCAGCACGACCGATCTGCCGCATCTGCACCACCATTCCCTtcagtatcatcatcagcagcagcagcagcaacaggggcaacaacaacaggggCACCACCAGGGTGGTATGATGGTTGGGAGTGGTGGTAGCAACGGTTCGACACCGATCGTCGGATCGGTTGGTCCAGCGTCACTGACGAGCGGCGGATCGATGATGAGCAACAGCTACCATCctcactaccaccatcatcatcatcatcatccccaccAGTACGGTACGCTGACACGGAAAGGTTCCTCGATACCGTTCAAAACGTACGACAGTCTGGAGTCGATCCTGAAGCTACCGGATAGTATGGTTGGCTCCTATCCAAATCCCAGCCATGG gctgttccaccaccagcaggacgtCCTGGATAtggcaccgtcaccgtcggaCTCGGGCATCTCGGAGCTGGAGGCCGCCCTGCGCGATCGTGACTCCGAGCTGGCCTACCTTCGCCAAACGATGGAGCACAATGAACAA GATAAGGAGAAACACTGGGAACAGGAGCTGAACCGGTTGAAAGCGATCCACGAAAGTCGGCTGCGTGCCGGTGCACAGAAGGTCCACAAGctcgagcagctgctgatgatgcaaacGTTCCAGCTGCGGCAGGACAAGAAGCGACTGCAGGAGGACAACGCACGGCTCCAGACGGATAGTGCGATGGTGAAGGATCAGTGCGAGCACGCCCGGAGTGAGCTGAGCCAGACGAAAGCGAGCGCCAAGGAGCTAAAAGAGCAGAATGGTGATCTACTGGACGAGATTCAGATGCTGCGCCGGGTGATTAGCGATCTGAAGGAACGGCTCGAGGAGAGCGAGTGGAATCTGTGCCAGAAGAACGGCGAAATAGCGCTCATGAAGACGCAGCTCAAGGAGGCACAG ACCGAAATGGCGGCCAAGGATCAGGATATCGTGCAGCTAAAGGCGGACTTGAAGCTACAAAACTATGACGACATTAGTCTGAAGAAGTGTGAG ATCAAACAGGAGCTCGATATCGATCTGGAGATTTCGCAGCTcaatcgcatcatcatctttaaGGACCAGATCATCGTGCTGATGAACAACGAAATCCAGAAGTTACGCAAGGAACTGTCTGACATTTCGATCCTGCGAGGCTACGAGGGTGCCCCGACCGGCCGGTACGCTCGGTACAAGAAGAAGCTCGAGCTGGTGGCACAAAAGTTCGAGGAAGCGTCCGCCGGCAACGAtaccaacggcaacgacactaacaacaacaacagcacgagCACAAACAGCAATAACGCCAAACCAACGGAACCGAGCGCGACCGTGACCGGCGAGCCGGCCAgcaacgaagacgatgagCGGCTAATCCGCCATTACTTCAACAGCAACCTCGAGATGAACAAGCAGCTCTTTCTCAGCGCACCGATCTGCAACTACTCGGACGAGGACAAATCGCACATCATCGATGCGTACGGCGTAGGCAAGCAGGTCGAGATGGCCGACATAACGCTCAATCTCAGTAGCCTGTTACCATCACCGGGCAACGGTGGAACAACGGTGGCAACagtgccaccagccaccgaaaCCTCCGAACCACCgacgaaaaacacaaacaccgtgGCGCCCGTGACGACCAgtacggccaccaccatcgatacGTATCACCATCAGAGCTCCTCGTCGGATGATGATTACAAATCCATGACACCAACGCAGGACGAGGAGGATCCGGCGTTAAGTGAGCCACGCACCGAACCGACTGCTAACGGGAAGGTGGTCGTGGTTAACGGTTCGACCGGGGACCATCCGGCGAAGGAGAACACCGTCCGATCGATCCCGGAGACGGTCGAGGCAGTGGAGCGGCTAAACCGAGAGCTCCAGTCCTGCCGGGCGAGCTTCGAGCAGGAGCGAATGAAGTGGGccgacgagaaggagaaggtgctCGTCTATCAGCGCCAGCTGCAGAAGAACTACGTCGAAATGTGCAAACGGAcgcagctgctggagcagaAGCTAAAGAATCTGCAACCCGGCGGAGGGGAGCTGGCGAGCAGTGAAACGCGTAGATAA
- the LOC126572238 gene encoding uncharacterized protein LOC126572238 isoform X1, translating into MESTETEGGSPPSTTVVLPSTSPPSSTSSQLTTTPGMMVTTGHGGSAATTTTTTTTTTGGSKKAVPQSHGSLSGTPVSLRPRGHYRSSSLENNPFHPVGGKPMIGLSIAQATSFTGTLKSRREQKRISDFLSKSQISTTGTTTTTTMGSGASSLTLSSGAGVPGAQSESSLRKAHFENIREIFEKNNSKTAAAQQQTRSKHHASGTGSVALLATPSISSGELASSNGGGGGGSALGLPVDDKPPKIQSCSGILGKGKQVIRPIAFKPVPYKCNTPNYGTSAGSMAGGRLTELSDRYGSTPSLGPTMSMQYKFGSTTDLPHLHHHSLQYHHQQQQQQQGQQQQGHHQGGMMVGSGGSNGSTPIVGSVGPASLTSGGSMMSNSYHPHYHHHHHHHPHQYGTLTRKGSSIPFKTYDSLESILKLPDSMVGSYPNPSHGLFHHQQDVLDMAPSPSDSGISELEAALRDRDSELAYLRQTMEHNEQVIFKVHQDKEKHWEQELNRLKAIHESRLRAGAQKVHKLEQLLMMQTFQLRQDKKRLQEDNARLQTDSAMVKDQCEHARSELSQTKASAKELKEQNGDLLDEIQMLRRVISDLKERLEESEWNLCQKNGEIALMKTQLKEAQTEMAAKDQDIVQLKADLKLQNYDDISLKKCEIKQELDIDLEISQLNRIIIFKDQIIVLMNNEIQKLRKELSDISILRGYEGAPTGRYARYKKKLELVAQKFEEASAGNDTNGNDTNNNNSTSTNSNNAKPTEPSATVTGEPASNEDDERLIRHYFNSNLEMNKQLFLSAPICNYSDEDKSHIIDAYGVGKQVEMADITLNLSSLLPSPGNGGTTVATVPPATETSEPPTKNTNTVAPVTTSTATTIDTYHHQSSSSDDDYKSMTPTQDEEDPALSEPRTEPTANGKVVVVNGSTGDHPAKENTVRSIPETVEAVERLNRELQSCRASFEQERMKWADEKEKVLVYQRQLQKNYVEMCKRTQLLEQKLKNLQPGGGELASSETRR; encoded by the exons aTGGAATCGACGGAAACCGAAGGAGggtcaccaccatccaccaccgtgGTCCTGCCGagcacatcaccaccatcatcaacatcatctcagctgacgacgacgccggggATGATGGTGACAACGGGCCATGGTGGttcggcggcgacgacgacgacgacgacgacgacgacgacggggggCAGCAAAAAGGCGGTGCCCCAATCGCACGGCTCGCTCTCCGGTACACCGGTATCGCTCCGGCCCCGGGGCCACTACCGTTCGTCCTCGCTCGAGAACAACCCGTTCCATCCGGTCGGCGGTAAGCCGATGATCGGGCTCAGTATCGCACAGGCCACCAGCTTCACCGGGACGCTGAAATCGCGCCGCGAACAGAAGCGCATCTCGGACTTTCTCAGCAAGTCGCAGATCTCGACGAcgggaacgacgacgacgacgacgatggggagTGGAGCCAGCTCGCTAACGCTGTCCAGTGGCGCCGGTGTACCGGGTGCCCAAAGCGAGAGCAGCCTCCGAAAGGCACACTTTGAGAACATCCGGGAGATCTTCGAAAAGAACAATAGCAAAACGGCCGCCGCTCAGCAGCAGACGAGGTCGAAGCATCACGCATCAGGTACGGGATCGGTGGCCCTGCTGGCCACACCGAGCATATCGAGTGGTGAGTTGGCCAGTAgcaacggaggaggaggaggaggcagtgCTTTGGGGCTTCCGGTCGATGACAAACCACCAAAAATACAGTCCTGCAGTGGTATCCTAGGAAAG GGCAAACAAGTGATCCGTCCGATTGCCTTCAAACCAGTTCCTTACAAATGTAACACACCAAATTATGGCACGAGCGCCGGCAGcatggccggtggccggttgacCGAGCTAAGCGATCGATACGGTTCGACACCGTCGCTCGGGCCCACCATGAGCATGCAGTACAAATTCGGCAGCACGACCGATCTGCCGCATCTGCACCACCATTCCCTtcagtatcatcatcagcagcagcagcagcaacaggggcaacaacaacaggggCACCACCAGGGTGGTATGATGGTTGGGAGTGGTGGTAGCAACGGTTCGACACCGATCGTCGGATCGGTTGGTCCAGCGTCACTGACGAGCGGCGGATCGATGATGAGCAACAGCTACCATCctcactaccaccatcatcatcatcatcatccccaccAGTACGGTACGCTGACACGGAAAGGTTCCTCGATACCGTTCAAAACGTACGACAGTCTGGAGTCGATCCTGAAGCTACCGGATAGTATGGTTGGCTCCTATCCAAATCCCAGCCATGG gctgttccaccaccagcaggacgtCCTGGATAtggcaccgtcaccgtcggaCTCGGGCATCTCGGAGCTGGAGGCCGCCCTGCGCGATCGTGACTCCGAGCTGGCCTACCTTCGCCAAACGATGGAGCACAATGAACAAGTAATATTCAAAGTTCATCAG GATAAGGAGAAACACTGGGAACAGGAGCTGAACCGGTTGAAAGCGATCCACGAAAGTCGGCTGCGTGCCGGTGCACAGAAGGTCCACAAGctcgagcagctgctgatgatgcaaacGTTCCAGCTGCGGCAGGACAAGAAGCGACTGCAGGAGGACAACGCACGGCTCCAGACGGATAGTGCGATGGTGAAGGATCAGTGCGAGCACGCCCGGAGTGAGCTGAGCCAGACGAAAGCGAGCGCCAAGGAGCTAAAAGAGCAGAATGGTGATCTACTGGACGAGATTCAGATGCTGCGCCGGGTGATTAGCGATCTGAAGGAACGGCTCGAGGAGAGCGAGTGGAATCTGTGCCAGAAGAACGGCGAAATAGCGCTCATGAAGACGCAGCTCAAGGAGGCACAG ACCGAAATGGCGGCCAAGGATCAGGATATCGTGCAGCTAAAGGCGGACTTGAAGCTACAAAACTATGACGACATTAGTCTGAAGAAGTGTGAG ATCAAACAGGAGCTCGATATCGATCTGGAGATTTCGCAGCTcaatcgcatcatcatctttaaGGACCAGATCATCGTGCTGATGAACAACGAAATCCAGAAGTTACGCAAGGAACTGTCTGACATTTCGATCCTGCGAGGCTACGAGGGTGCCCCGACCGGCCGGTACGCTCGGTACAAGAAGAAGCTCGAGCTGGTGGCACAAAAGTTCGAGGAAGCGTCCGCCGGCAACGAtaccaacggcaacgacactaacaacaacaacagcacgagCACAAACAGCAATAACGCCAAACCAACGGAACCGAGCGCGACCGTGACCGGCGAGCCGGCCAgcaacgaagacgatgagCGGCTAATCCGCCATTACTTCAACAGCAACCTCGAGATGAACAAGCAGCTCTTTCTCAGCGCACCGATCTGCAACTACTCGGACGAGGACAAATCGCACATCATCGATGCGTACGGCGTAGGCAAGCAGGTCGAGATGGCCGACATAACGCTCAATCTCAGTAGCCTGTTACCATCACCGGGCAACGGTGGAACAACGGTGGCAACagtgccaccagccaccgaaaCCTCCGAACCACCgacgaaaaacacaaacaccgtgGCGCCCGTGACGACCAgtacggccaccaccatcgatacGTATCACCATCAGAGCTCCTCGTCGGATGATGATTACAAATCCATGACACCAACGCAGGACGAGGAGGATCCGGCGTTAAGTGAGCCACGCACCGAACCGACTGCTAACGGGAAGGTGGTCGTGGTTAACGGTTCGACCGGGGACCATCCGGCGAAGGAGAACACCGTCCGATCGATCCCGGAGACGGTCGAGGCAGTGGAGCGGCTAAACCGAGAGCTCCAGTCCTGCCGGGCGAGCTTCGAGCAGGAGCGAATGAAGTGGGccgacgagaaggagaaggtgctCGTCTATCAGCGCCAGCTGCAGAAGAACTACGTCGAAATGTGCAAACGGAcgcagctgctggagcagaAGCTAAAGAATCTGCAACCCGGCGGAGGGGAGCTGGCGAGCAGTGAAACGCGTAGATAA